A window of Hymenobacter aerilatus contains these coding sequences:
- the pelA gene encoding pectate lyase encodes MTRFFTVLLLLVTGVIGGRNSFANAPTVRVAQDGSGDFRTIQAALNSLSAHADQQRVVYIKNGTYPEKVYLDGKDHVTLLGQSEKGVVITISQARDAARCEGNLDDWGVATLNLRNAPNVTLEKLTVVNSYGFNAAGDVTINCPADASGQKIIGKTGHQMALRTFPGTTRLVVKNCTFRALGGDTVSPWDVEAGLYYFKDCTLEGGVDFYCPRGWAYAENCRFICHNMSAAIWHDGSANKDSKTVLVNCRFEGDDNFKLGRFHREAQFYLLSCRFPKNMADADIYWAESGPGAKQWGRRVYYANARRRGGNYAWMADNLASAEGSPTVKQITPNWTFGGRWNVDPKAPALPAPPVVAVEKDSMAERMLLYQRSVGGWPKAVGEVKVKYDHPMTAAQKAATLDDKGRNDATIDNNATSREIRYLVEAAKRTGNLAYRRAAENGIRYLLKMQYANGGFPQFYPDHSNYRHQITYNDNAMIQAMQVLRDLAEQRGNYTLLDQGLVEPARKAVARGIDCILKTQYVQHGQLTAWAAQYDEKTLQPAKARAFELASLSGDETVAIVEFLMDIKNPSPEIKKSIEAAVAWLDKVKLEGYAMRDVTDPKQPSGRDRLIVPEAGSTIWARFYELNTNRPIYVGRDSKVHYSLAEIENERRVGYSYVGTWPAKLLNREYPKWKKQQGT; translated from the coding sequence ATGACTCGATTTTTTACAGTATTGCTCCTGCTGGTTACAGGAGTAATCGGGGGAAGAAATTCCTTCGCTAATGCGCCGACGGTTAGGGTAGCGCAGGATGGTTCGGGAGATTTCCGAACCATCCAAGCCGCCCTCAACAGTCTGAGCGCCCACGCCGACCAGCAGCGGGTAGTATACATCAAAAACGGCACCTACCCCGAGAAAGTCTACCTCGATGGCAAAGACCACGTGACCCTGCTCGGGCAGAGCGAAAAGGGCGTGGTGATTACCATAAGCCAGGCCCGTGATGCGGCTCGTTGCGAGGGCAACCTCGACGACTGGGGCGTGGCCACTCTCAACCTGCGCAATGCCCCCAACGTGACGCTGGAAAAGCTCACTGTGGTGAACAGCTACGGGTTCAACGCTGCGGGCGACGTCACTATCAACTGCCCCGCTGATGCCAGCGGGCAGAAAATCATCGGCAAAACCGGCCACCAAATGGCCCTGCGCACCTTCCCCGGTACTACGCGCCTGGTAGTAAAAAACTGCACCTTCCGAGCCCTTGGCGGCGACACTGTGAGCCCCTGGGACGTGGAAGCCGGTCTGTACTACTTCAAGGACTGCACCCTGGAAGGCGGCGTGGATTTCTACTGCCCCCGCGGCTGGGCCTACGCCGAAAACTGCCGCTTTATCTGCCATAACATGAGCGCGGCTATCTGGCACGATGGCTCGGCCAACAAAGACTCGAAAACGGTGCTGGTGAACTGCCGCTTCGAGGGCGACGACAATTTCAAGTTGGGCCGCTTCCACCGCGAGGCGCAGTTTTACCTGCTCAGCTGCCGTTTCCCCAAAAATATGGCCGATGCCGATATTTACTGGGCGGAGTCGGGGCCGGGCGCCAAGCAATGGGGGCGGCGCGTGTACTACGCCAATGCCCGCCGCCGGGGCGGCAACTACGCCTGGATGGCCGACAACCTGGCCTCGGCCGAGGGTAGCCCCACGGTGAAGCAGATAACGCCTAACTGGACCTTTGGTGGCCGCTGGAACGTGGACCCCAAAGCGCCCGCCCTGCCCGCGCCGCCGGTAGTGGCCGTCGAAAAAGATTCTATGGCCGAGCGTATGCTGCTTTACCAGCGCAGCGTGGGCGGCTGGCCCAAGGCCGTGGGCGAGGTGAAAGTAAAGTACGACCACCCAATGACGGCCGCACAAAAAGCCGCTACCCTCGACGATAAAGGCCGCAACGACGCCACCATCGACAACAACGCTACTTCCCGCGAAATCCGCTACCTAGTAGAAGCTGCCAAGCGCACTGGTAACCTAGCCTACCGCCGCGCCGCCGAGAACGGCATTCGCTACCTGCTGAAAATGCAGTACGCCAACGGCGGCTTCCCGCAGTTTTACCCCGACCACAGCAACTACCGCCACCAGATCACCTACAACGACAACGCTATGATTCAGGCGATGCAGGTGCTGCGTGACCTAGCCGAGCAGCGCGGCAACTACACCCTGCTGGACCAGGGCCTAGTGGAGCCGGCCCGCAAAGCCGTAGCCCGCGGTATCGACTGCATCCTGAAGACGCAGTATGTGCAGCACGGCCAGCTGACGGCCTGGGCGGCGCAGTATGACGAGAAAACCCTGCAACCGGCCAAGGCCCGCGCCTTCGAGCTGGCCTCGCTCAGCGGCGACGAAACGGTGGCCATCGTGGAGTTTCTGATGGACATTAAAAACCCTTCGCCGGAAATCAAGAAATCCATTGAGGCCGCCGTAGCGTGGCTGGACAAGGTGAAGCTGGAGGGTTATGCTATGCGCGACGTAACCGACCCCAAACAGCCTAGTGGCCGCGACCGGCTGATTGTGCCCGAGGCGGGCTCTACCATCTGGGCGCGCTTCTACGAGCTAAATACCAACCGCCCCATCTACGTGGGCCGCGACAGCAAAGTGCACTACTCGCTGGCCGAGATTGAAAATGAGCGGCGCGTGGGCTATAGCTACGTTGGTACCTGGCCTGCCAAACTCCTCAATCGTGAGTATCCCAAGTGGAAAAAGCAGCAGGGTACTTAA
- the uxaC gene encoding glucuronate isomerase, with protein sequence MKKPFLGPDFLLQTETAQQLYHVHAEHQPIIDYHCHLPPDQIAEDRQFENLTQIWLYGDHYKWRAMRANGVDERYITGDASDWEKFEKWAETVPYTARNPLYHWTHLELQRYFDVHELLDKDSARRIYDECSEKLRTPEYSVRNLLRKMNVKVVCTTDDPADSLEHHQSIRDSDFDVQVLPTFRADKAMSPEDAGAYNAYLDKLGAAAEVDIQTFADLEKALRLRHDFFAEMGGKLSDHGLEQLYAADYTDEEIDTIFGKVRGGESLDSAEVLKFKSKVLVLLAEMDWEKGWTQQYHVGALRNNNARMLRQLGPDTGWDSIGDFSQAQAMSKFFDRLDTQDKLAKTIIYNLNPADNELIATMIGNFNDGSVAGKMQFGSGWWFLDQKDGMERQINALSNMGLLSRFVGMLTDSRSFLSYPRHEYFRRVLCNLLGNDVENGELPDNLSWLGEMVGNICYGNASTYFGFTPVEEKVAAETA encoded by the coding sequence ATGAAAAAGCCCTTTCTCGGTCCAGATTTTCTGTTGCAAACGGAAACCGCCCAGCAGCTCTACCACGTGCACGCCGAGCACCAGCCCATCATCGATTATCACTGCCATCTGCCCCCTGATCAGATTGCCGAAGACCGGCAGTTTGAGAACCTGACGCAGATCTGGCTTTACGGCGACCATTACAAGTGGCGCGCCATGCGGGCCAACGGGGTAGACGAGCGCTACATTACGGGCGATGCCTCGGATTGGGAAAAGTTTGAGAAATGGGCCGAAACCGTGCCTTACACCGCCCGAAACCCGCTGTACCACTGGACACACCTGGAGCTGCAACGCTACTTCGACGTGCACGAGCTGTTGGACAAAGATAGCGCCCGTCGCATCTACGATGAGTGCTCGGAGAAGCTGCGCACGCCCGAGTATTCGGTGCGCAACTTGCTGCGCAAAATGAACGTGAAGGTAGTGTGCACCACTGACGACCCGGCCGACTCACTGGAGCATCACCAGTCCATCCGGGATTCCGACTTTGATGTGCAGGTGCTGCCTACCTTCCGGGCCGACAAAGCCATGTCGCCGGAAGATGCGGGCGCCTACAACGCCTACCTCGACAAGCTGGGCGCGGCCGCAGAAGTGGATATTCAGACGTTTGCTGATTTAGAAAAAGCCCTGCGTCTACGCCACGATTTCTTTGCTGAGATGGGCGGCAAGCTCTCCGACCACGGCCTGGAGCAGCTCTACGCTGCCGATTATACCGACGAGGAAATCGACACAATTTTCGGGAAAGTACGCGGCGGCGAGTCCTTGGATTCCGCTGAGGTGCTGAAGTTTAAGTCCAAAGTGCTGGTGCTGCTGGCCGAAATGGATTGGGAAAAGGGCTGGACTCAGCAATACCACGTGGGCGCCCTTCGCAACAACAACGCCCGCATGCTGCGCCAGCTCGGCCCCGATACGGGCTGGGACTCCATCGGCGACTTCTCGCAGGCTCAGGCCATGTCCAAGTTCTTCGACCGCCTCGACACGCAGGACAAGCTGGCCAAAACTATCATCTACAACCTAAACCCCGCCGACAATGAACTGATTGCCACTATGATCGGCAACTTCAACGACGGCTCGGTGGCGGGTAAGATGCAGTTCGGCTCGGGCTGGTGGTTCCTGGATCAGAAAGACGGTATGGAGCGGCAAATCAACGCCCTGTCCAACATGGGTCTGCTGAGCCGCTTCGTGGGCATGCTCACCGACTCGCGCAGCTTCTTGTCCTACCCTCGCCACGAGTATTTCCGCCGGGTGCTGTGCAATCTGCTCGGCAACGACGTGGAAAACGGCGAACTGCCCGACAACTTGAGCTGGCTGGGCGAAATGGTCGGCAACATTTGCTATGGCAACGCCAGCACCTACTTCGGCTTCACGCCGGTAGAGGAGAAGGTAGCCGCCGAAACGGCGTAA
- a CDS encoding bifunctional 4-hydroxy-2-oxoglutarate aldolase/2-dehydro-3-deoxy-phosphogluconate aldolase: MARFSRTDALKTLLAHPLVPVFYHPDITHAQQIVQACYNGGIRVFEFTNRGAQAFDVFTQLHAFVQAHCPEMLLGIGTIYEGEEAQRFIQAGADFVVQPVTTESVAHACKLADVAWLPGAMTLNEIYRAHQLGADVVKVFPGNTVGPSYIKAVRGPLPNVPLMVTGGVEPTEESIGEWLGAGVQAVGIGSQLFKGDAGAEALSAKVAGLVQFIQQRAQH; the protein is encoded by the coding sequence ATGGCTCGATTCTCACGCACTGATGCTTTAAAAACCCTGCTGGCGCACCCGCTGGTACCAGTGTTTTATCATCCCGACATAACCCACGCCCAGCAGATTGTGCAAGCCTGCTATAATGGCGGTATCCGGGTGTTTGAATTCACCAACCGAGGCGCGCAGGCCTTCGACGTGTTCACGCAACTGCACGCGTTTGTGCAGGCGCATTGCCCGGAGATGCTGTTGGGCATCGGGACGATTTATGAAGGGGAGGAGGCTCAGCGCTTCATTCAGGCTGGCGCCGATTTCGTGGTGCAGCCCGTCACCACCGAGTCGGTAGCCCACGCGTGCAAGCTGGCCGACGTGGCCTGGTTGCCCGGCGCCATGACCTTGAACGAAATCTACCGCGCCCACCAGCTGGGTGCCGATGTGGTGAAGGTTTTCCCCGGCAACACGGTAGGACCCAGCTACATCAAAGCCGTGCGCGGCCCCCTGCCCAATGTGCCGCTAATGGTAACTGGCGGGGTAGAGCCCACGGAGGAAAGCATTGGCGAGTGGCTGGGCGCAGGCGTGCAGGCGGTGGGTATTGGCTCCCAGCTTTTTAAGGGCGATGCGGGTGCCGAGGCCCTGTCGGCCAAGGTGGCCG
- a CDS encoding RagB/SusD family nutrient uptake outer membrane protein, protein MKSFISFRTALVAVTMAGTAGVVSSCQDYLDVDAVALNTTAYTFSTVAGATAAVIGAYDPLSGDNSYGTRVSMYYPYDSDEMIGSAGPADGARRSIARYTALPNNTEITNPWNQLYQGVERANICIQQIPQMALYTSGTAADTAALHRLHGEALTLRAQYYFELLRNWGDVPTQFTPSVSGQDFNLPNADRNITLTKLIEDLLQAEKLVPWRSKAGTADERITKGAVKALRARLALYRGGYSPKDGTMQRPTDYLDYYRIARQECAALLANRGEHNLNPSFLQLFQSINQLRTDAANEIIFQVGMATATSVSGSKLGYYNGPRLNASPIYGSTQGAVTIAPPYYYAFDSTDTRLPVTITTYSIPATNFQTGVALTSVTDGKFRRDWHVPPVPGTVNYLDYNWPLIRFADVLLMFAETENELNGPTQAAQDALMEVRTRAFGSRAQALATLTSAGFNLSSKASFFTALTNERYLEFGGEGIRKYDLLRWNLFETKMAEVKANIEKMARGQAPYQNVPLYMYYRTPSATGLQWARSAYRPSPANITAPTGTVRVNWRQAIDAQYVANTKPAGTSFTLGATTATSAASGLAAEYVPGKGKELLPIPQSTISADPALKQNFGY, encoded by the coding sequence ATGAAATCGTTTATTTCTTTTCGGACCGCACTGGTTGCCGTGACGATGGCTGGCACCGCCGGGGTAGTATCGTCTTGTCAGGATTATCTTGACGTAGACGCGGTGGCTCTGAACACAACGGCCTACACGTTTAGCACGGTGGCTGGCGCTACGGCCGCCGTTATTGGGGCCTACGACCCGCTCTCGGGCGATAATAGCTATGGCACCCGCGTGAGCATGTATTATCCCTACGATTCCGACGAGATGATTGGCTCGGCCGGCCCGGCCGATGGGGCCCGCCGCAGCATTGCCCGCTACACGGCACTGCCCAACAACACCGAAATCACCAACCCTTGGAATCAGCTGTATCAGGGCGTGGAGCGTGCCAACATCTGCATTCAGCAGATTCCGCAAATGGCACTGTACACCAGCGGCACGGCGGCCGACACGGCCGCGCTGCATCGCCTGCACGGTGAGGCCCTGACGCTACGGGCCCAGTACTACTTTGAGCTGCTGCGCAACTGGGGCGACGTGCCCACGCAGTTCACGCCGTCTGTATCGGGCCAGGACTTCAACCTACCCAATGCCGACCGTAACATTACGCTGACTAAGCTGATTGAAGACCTTCTACAGGCTGAAAAGCTGGTGCCGTGGCGCTCCAAAGCCGGTACGGCCGATGAGCGCATCACCAAAGGCGCCGTGAAAGCCCTGCGGGCCCGTCTGGCGTTGTACCGTGGAGGGTATTCGCCCAAAGACGGTACCATGCAGCGCCCCACCGACTACCTCGACTACTACCGTATTGCCCGCCAGGAGTGTGCCGCCCTGCTGGCAAACCGGGGCGAGCATAACCTGAACCCCAGCTTCCTGCAGCTATTCCAAAGCATCAATCAACTGCGCACGGACGCTGCCAACGAAATTATATTTCAAGTGGGCATGGCCACGGCTACTTCCGTGTCGGGTAGCAAACTGGGCTACTATAACGGGCCGCGTCTGAACGCGTCACCCATCTATGGCTCCACCCAGGGCGCAGTGACCATTGCGCCGCCCTACTACTACGCCTTCGACTCGACCGATACGCGCCTACCCGTTACTATCACCACGTACTCCATCCCCGCCACCAATTTCCAGACCGGGGTAGCCCTGACGTCGGTAACGGACGGCAAATTCCGCCGCGACTGGCACGTGCCACCCGTGCCGGGCACCGTCAATTACCTCGACTATAACTGGCCGCTGATTCGCTTTGCCGACGTGCTGCTGATGTTTGCGGAAACAGAGAATGAGCTGAACGGCCCTACCCAAGCCGCTCAGGATGCACTGATGGAAGTGCGCACCCGGGCATTCGGCAGCCGCGCACAGGCGCTTGCTACACTCACCAGCGCGGGGTTCAACCTAAGCAGCAAAGCTAGCTTCTTCACGGCCCTCACCAACGAGCGGTACTTGGAGTTCGGAGGCGAGGGTATTCGCAAGTATGACCTGCTGCGCTGGAATTTATTTGAAACCAAAATGGCCGAGGTGAAAGCAAATATTGAAAAGATGGCTCGTGGACAGGCACCATACCAAAACGTGCCACTGTACATGTACTACCGTACGCCTTCGGCCACGGGCTTGCAGTGGGCGCGCTCGGCTTATCGTCCTTCGCCAGCCAACATTACTGCTCCCACCGGTACGGTGCGCGTAAACTGGCGCCAGGCCATTGATGCACAGTACGTAGCGAATACAAAACCCGCAGGTACCAGCTTCACACTAGGCGCTACAACTGCTACCAGCGCCGCCTCTGGCCTGGCTGCCGAGTATGTACCGGGCAAAGGCAAGGAGCTACTGCCCATTCCGCAGAGCACCATCAGCGCCGATCCTGCCCTCAAGCAGAACTTTGGCTACTAA
- a CDS encoding cupin domain-containing protein — protein MPTSPFTTITPTWQDLGGGLRRQVLTYGPELMLVKVAFETGGVGAPHQHPHVQLSYVESGVFEATVGEHTQVLRTGDTFYAPSNVRHGVVCQEAGVLLDVFNPLREDFLQPLEG, from the coding sequence ATGCCTACTTCCCCTTTTACCACTATTACTCCCACCTGGCAAGACCTGGGCGGCGGTCTGCGCCGGCAGGTGCTCACCTATGGCCCGGAGCTGATGCTGGTGAAGGTGGCCTTTGAAACGGGCGGGGTAGGCGCCCCGCACCAGCACCCCCACGTGCAGCTGAGCTACGTGGAGAGCGGGGTGTTTGAGGCTACGGTAGGAGAGCATACCCAGGTGCTACGCACCGGTGACACATTCTATGCCCCCTCCAACGTGCGCCACGGCGTGGTGTGCCAGGAGGCCGGGGTGCTGCTGGATGTGTTTAACCCCCTGCGGGAAGATTTTTTACAACCGCTGGAAGGGTAG
- a CDS encoding tagaturonate reductase, with product MKNLSQRLVAGDAPVAVEMPQAASFALPEKVLQFGTGVLLRGLPDFLIDKANQQGVFNGRVVVVKSTDGGDITAFERQDGLYTVGIRGVEEEETIERNVVCAAISRVLSAKSQWAEVLAFAASPELQVVISNTTEVGIQFAPDDIRQDTAPSSFPGKLLAVLYTRWQAFGNDPSKGLVIVPTELIPENGTQLEKILLELAHRNQLESEFIDWLETANTCCNSLVDRIVPGLPAADAHQQMTQELGYQDDLLTMSEAYLLWAIEGDARVREVLSFHSVDKGVFIQPDINQFRELKLRLLNGTHTLSCGLAFLSGFTTVRAAMEDKAMAGFISNLMLADLLPGIPYPVDEKIAQRFAMQVLDRFRNPYIEHRWLAITLNYTAKLRMRVLADLLHYTERFGKVPQYVALGFAAYLLFMRATEQQNGKWHGELHGETYPIEDSQAGYFANLWEKHADEPAELVHEVLANEALWEHDLTQLPGFTDRVTYFLNQLLEVGGHAAVKACFITKAAVS from the coding sequence ATGAAAAATCTGTCGCAACGTCTGGTCGCCGGAGATGCACCGGTTGCCGTAGAAATGCCCCAGGCCGCCTCTTTCGCGCTGCCCGAGAAAGTATTGCAGTTCGGTACCGGCGTGCTGCTGCGCGGCCTACCCGATTTCCTCATCGACAAGGCCAACCAGCAGGGCGTATTCAACGGCCGTGTGGTGGTGGTAAAATCTACCGACGGCGGCGACATCACGGCGTTTGAGCGGCAGGATGGGTTGTATACCGTTGGGATTCGGGGTGTAGAAGAGGAGGAGACGATTGAACGCAACGTGGTGTGCGCTGCCATCAGCCGGGTGCTGTCGGCCAAAAGCCAGTGGGCGGAGGTGTTGGCTTTCGCTGCCTCGCCTGAGCTGCAAGTGGTCATTTCCAACACCACGGAGGTAGGCATTCAGTTTGCCCCCGACGACATTCGGCAAGACACTGCCCCCAGCTCGTTTCCGGGCAAGCTGCTGGCCGTGCTCTACACCCGGTGGCAGGCGTTTGGCAACGACCCCAGCAAAGGCCTGGTAATTGTGCCTACCGAGCTGATTCCGGAAAACGGTACGCAGCTGGAGAAGATTCTGCTGGAGCTGGCCCACCGCAACCAGCTCGAAAGCGAGTTCATCGACTGGCTGGAAACAGCTAACACTTGCTGCAACTCCCTGGTAGACCGCATTGTGCCGGGCCTACCCGCCGCCGACGCCCATCAGCAAATGACCCAGGAGCTAGGCTACCAGGACGACCTGCTGACTATGTCGGAGGCCTACCTGCTGTGGGCTATTGAGGGCGACGCGCGGGTACGAGAGGTGCTGTCGTTTCACAGCGTTGATAAAGGCGTATTCATCCAGCCCGACATCAACCAGTTCCGGGAGCTGAAGCTGCGTCTGCTGAACGGCACGCACACGCTGAGCTGCGGACTAGCTTTCTTAAGCGGTTTTACCACTGTGCGCGCCGCCATGGAAGATAAGGCCATGGCCGGCTTCATCTCCAACCTGATGCTGGCCGACCTGCTGCCTGGCATTCCCTACCCCGTGGACGAGAAGATTGCCCAGCGCTTTGCCATGCAGGTGCTCGACCGTTTCCGCAACCCCTACATCGAGCACCGGTGGCTGGCCATCACCCTCAACTACACGGCTAAGCTGCGCATGCGCGTGCTCGCTGATTTGCTGCACTACACTGAGCGGTTTGGCAAAGTACCGCAGTACGTGGCACTAGGGTTTGCGGCCTACCTGCTGTTTATGCGCGCCACTGAGCAGCAAAACGGCAAGTGGCACGGCGAGCTGCACGGCGAAACTTACCCGATTGAGGACTCGCAGGCCGGTTATTTTGCCAATCTTTGGGAAAAGCACGCCGACGAGCCAGCGGAGTTAGTCCACGAGGTACTCGCCAACGAAGCCCTCTGGGAGCACGACCTCACCCAACTGCCAGGCTTTACCGACCGCGTAACCTATTTCCTGAACCAGTTGCTGGAAGTGGGCGGCCATGCTGCCGTGAAAGCGTGCTTTATCACAAAAGCTGCTGTGAGCTAA
- a CDS encoding UxaA family hydrolase: MKHLVAKIHPADNVLVALTDLPVGTPVTWDGATVTTTEAIPAKHKLALQPLAPGDPVTMYGVLVGKAASAIGVGGRLTTANLHHATNSYAEAGQRPAWQAPDVSRWQERTFLGYHRADGKVGTANYWLVIPMVFCENRNIQVLEDALVKDLGYARQKSYQPQTQELIALMQAGKSVEEILSVDLQAAESSRQKARLFPNVDGIRFLTHEGGCGGIRQDAQSLCGLLAGYITHPNVAGATILSLGCQNAQVTMLQDEINKRSPQFSKPLYIMEQQKMGTEENMISAALRQTFAGLMLANQQHRQPAPLSKLCIGLECGGSDGFSGISANPAVGHVSDMLVALGGSVILAEFPELCGVEQEIVDRSVDQETAQRFSSLMKAYGDAAVAVGSGFDMNPSPGNIRDGLITDAMKSAGAARKGGSSPVVAVLDYPELVTQPGLNLLCTPGNDVESTTAEVGSGANVVLFTTGLGTPTGNPIAPVIKIATNTPLAKRMPDIIDVNTGTVIDGEETIEQAGERILEYVIRVASGEEVAAVRHDQTDFIPWKRGVSL; this comes from the coding sequence ATGAAGCATTTAGTTGCCAAAATTCATCCGGCCGACAACGTACTGGTCGCTCTGACGGACCTGCCTGTTGGCACGCCTGTAACTTGGGACGGCGCCACCGTCACCACTACCGAGGCCATTCCGGCCAAGCACAAGCTGGCCCTGCAACCCCTTGCGCCCGGCGACCCAGTGACCATGTACGGGGTGCTGGTAGGCAAGGCTGCCTCGGCCATTGGGGTAGGCGGCCGCCTTACCACCGCCAACCTGCACCACGCCACCAACTCCTACGCCGAAGCCGGCCAGCGCCCTGCCTGGCAGGCCCCCGACGTGAGCCGCTGGCAGGAGCGCACCTTCCTGGGCTACCATCGCGCCGATGGTAAGGTAGGCACCGCCAACTACTGGCTGGTGATACCCATGGTATTCTGCGAAAACCGCAACATCCAGGTACTGGAAGATGCGCTGGTGAAGGACCTGGGCTACGCCCGCCAGAAATCCTACCAGCCCCAGACACAGGAGTTAATTGCGCTGATGCAGGCCGGCAAATCAGTGGAGGAAATCTTAAGCGTGGACTTGCAGGCCGCTGAGAGCAGCCGCCAGAAAGCTCGCCTGTTTCCAAACGTGGACGGCATTCGGTTTTTGACCCACGAAGGGGGATGCGGCGGTATCCGCCAGGATGCCCAGTCGCTGTGTGGTTTGCTAGCTGGCTACATCACCCACCCCAACGTGGCCGGCGCCACCATCCTCAGCCTGGGCTGCCAGAATGCCCAGGTGACCATGCTGCAGGATGAAATCAACAAGCGCAGCCCGCAGTTCAGCAAGCCGCTCTATATTATGGAGCAGCAGAAAATGGGGACCGAGGAAAACATGATTAGCGCAGCCCTGCGCCAGACGTTTGCTGGCCTGATGCTGGCCAACCAGCAGCACCGCCAGCCAGCACCGCTCAGCAAGCTGTGCATTGGGCTGGAGTGCGGCGGCTCCGATGGCTTCTCGGGCATTTCGGCCAACCCCGCAGTGGGGCACGTGTCGGATATGCTGGTAGCGCTAGGCGGCTCGGTTATTCTGGCCGAATTCCCGGAACTGTGCGGCGTGGAGCAGGAAATCGTGGACCGCTCAGTGGATCAGGAGACAGCCCAGCGCTTCAGCTCGCTGATGAAAGCCTACGGCGACGCGGCCGTGGCCGTGGGTTCGGGCTTCGATATGAACCCCTCGCCCGGCAACATCCGCGACGGCCTGATTACCGACGCCATGAAATCGGCCGGAGCGGCGCGCAAGGGCGGTTCCTCGCCCGTAGTCGCCGTGCTTGACTATCCTGAGCTGGTAACCCAGCCCGGCCTGAACCTGCTCTGTACCCCCGGCAACGACGTGGAATCGACCACGGCCGAGGTAGGCTCGGGGGCCAACGTGGTGCTGTTCACTACCGGCCTGGGCACGCCCACCGGCAACCCCATCGCGCCGGTTATCAAGATTGCCACCAACACCCCCCTCGCCAAGCGCATGCCCGACATCATCGACGTGAACACGGGCACCGTGATTGACGGCGAAGAAACCATCGAGCAAGCCGGCGAGCGGATTCTGGAGTACGTCATCCGCGTAGCCAGCGGGGAAGAGGTAGCCGCCGTCCGCCACGATCAAACCGACTTCATCCCTTGGAAAAGAGGGGTGTCGCTGTAA
- a CDS encoding sugar kinase — protein MKKVVTFGEIMMRLSPPLNLRLTQANNLDVNYGGGDANVAAALAQLGQPAAHAGCFPDNDLGRAASQHFQRLGVDMQHCVFRGERLGLYFLEVGASLRGSKIVYDRADSAFANLDPTWFNWDEILKDAQWLHWTGITPAISASAAQATRDAIQAARRLGITVSADVNYRRNLWQYGQKAQDVMPELVAGCDVVVCTEGDAEDLFGIRPEEGREDRFVSMCEQLQQRFPQIKQVIATRRETQSASHERIRGLLYDQGAYHETTPYDIVPVVDRIGGGDSFISGFIYGWLHFAQDPARALGFATAASALKHTIVGDINLVTAAEVEHIVQGNVTGRLLR, from the coding sequence TTGAAAAAAGTTGTAACCTTCGGCGAAATCATGATGCGGTTGTCGCCGCCGCTCAACCTGCGTCTCACCCAGGCCAATAACCTGGACGTGAACTACGGTGGGGGCGATGCCAACGTGGCCGCCGCCCTGGCGCAGCTGGGCCAGCCCGCCGCCCACGCCGGCTGCTTCCCCGACAACGACCTGGGCCGCGCCGCCTCTCAGCACTTCCAGCGCCTGGGCGTGGATATGCAGCACTGCGTGTTTCGTGGGGAGCGGCTGGGGCTGTACTTCCTGGAGGTAGGGGCCTCGCTGCGTGGCAGCAAAATCGTGTACGACCGCGCCGATTCGGCTTTTGCGAACCTCGACCCCACGTGGTTCAACTGGGATGAAATTCTGAAAGACGCTCAGTGGCTGCATTGGACGGGCATCACGCCTGCCATTTCGGCCAGCGCCGCCCAGGCTACCCGCGACGCCATCCAGGCAGCCCGTCGCCTGGGCATCACGGTGTCGGCCGACGTGAACTATCGCCGCAATCTGTGGCAGTACGGCCAGAAGGCGCAGGATGTCATGCCTGAGCTGGTAGCCGGCTGCGACGTGGTAGTGTGCACCGAAGGCGACGCTGAGGATCTGTTCGGCATTCGGCCCGAGGAGGGTAGGGAAGACCGCTTTGTGAGCATGTGCGAGCAGTTGCAGCAGCGCTTCCCGCAGATCAAGCAGGTGATTGCTACCCGCCGCGAAACGCAGAGCGCCTCGCACGAGCGCATCCGCGGCCTGCTCTACGATCAGGGCGCCTACCACGAAACCACGCCCTACGACATCGTGCCGGTAGTGGACCGCATCGGCGGTGGCGACTCATTCATCTCGGGCTTCATTTACGGCTGGCTGCACTTTGCGCAGGATCCGGCGCGGGCGCTGGGCTTTGCCACGGCTGCCTCGGCCCTCAAGCACACCATCGTCGGCGACATCAATCTGGTGACAGCGGCAGAGGTGGAGCACATTGTGCAGGGCAACGTGACCGGCCGGTTGCTGCGCTAA